Within the Leptogranulimonas caecicola genome, the region AAGCACCGGCCGATACCCCAGCCGCGCAAGCTCTGCCAGCTGGTCCACTAGGTTAGAGAGATACTCTTGGTCTATGGCGCCCTGACCATTTACCAAGGTAGAGGAGCCTACCTTGGCCACTATGACATGATCGAGCTGGTCGGGAGCCTTCATTAGGCCTCCTGCTCTGAGTCGTCGACCTCAAAGCACAGAGCCTCGGCCTCGTCCTCTGAAGCCATTTCTTCATCCTCCTCTGGGGCGCCCTCATATTCGAAGGCGAAATCGAGGACACGAACCTCGTCGCCTCCCTTGACGCCAGCTTTGGCCAGTAGGTCGTCGAAGCCCATGCGTCCAAAGCGATGCTGCAGGTAGGTCACCGCCTCCTCGTTGTCCCAGTCTGTTTGCACCACCATGCGCTCCAGGTTGGTGCCCGAAGCTCGCCATACGCCACCGCCCAGATTGGTGATGCGGATTTGACGATCGTGTTTTTGGCGACGCTCTTCCCAGATAGGGGTAAAGCTGCGAGGCTCGGGTGATCCCACAATGGCGGAGCGCAACTCGTGCACCTGACGGGCAGCCCCATGCTCAAGCTCGCGAATGCCGGCGCCGGTCACTGCTGACACCGCATAAAACTCGTGGCCGTCTGCCAGGGCGCGCTCTCGCAGGCGAGCCACTGCCTCTGAGGTGTTGGGCATATCCACCTTGTTGGCCACCACAATCATGGGACGATCGGCCAGCTCGGGGCCATGGGCTGCCAGCTCGCCATTGATGATCTCGTAGTCCTCCACAGGATCGCGGCCCTCAAAGCCGCCAGTGACGTCTACCACGTGAATGATAAGGGCAGTGCGCTCGATATGGCGCAAGAACTCATGGCCCAAACCCTTGCCTTGGCTAGCACCTTCGATCAGTCCGGGAACGTCTGCTGCCACGAAGGAGTCATCCCCTACCGACACCACGCCCAGGTTGGGCACGAGGGTGGTAAAGGGATAGTCTGCGATTTTGGGGCGAGCGGCGCTCATATGCGCGATGAGGGAGCTCTTGCCGACGGAAGGCATGCCTACAAGCGCGGCATCGGCCATGAGCTTCATTTCCAGCTCGATCCAATGGTCCCTGGCAGGCTCGCCCTTCTCGGCAAAAGCAGGTGCACGACGCACCGAGGTCACAAAATGGATGTTGCCCCGGCCCCCCTTGCCGCCAGGAGCCACTACCACCCTATCGCCGGGCTGTGTGAGGTCTGCGATCTCATAGAGAGGCTCCATGGTCTCAGGGTCGAGCTCGCGCACCTGGGTACCCAGGGGAACTCGCAAGAAGAGGTCGTCGCCATTGGCGCCATGCTTGCGCGCGCCTTGGCCATGGGTGCCGCGGGTAGCCCGAAAGTGATGCTTGTAGCGATAATCGATGAGCGATGAGAGCTGAGGGTCGGCCACTAGGATGACGTCGCCGCCATCGCCGCCATCGCCGCCATCGGGACCGCCCTTGGGCACGTGGGCTTCACGACGGAAGCTCATGCAGCCTGCACCGCCGTTGCCGCCGCAGACATTGATTCGAGAAACATCGGTAAATTGAGGCATGGGGCCCTCCAAAAGACCGGGAGCTAAAGGTCTCTACCCGCTCTAGCCATCCTCAAGCGGCGAGCCTGAACAGAGATAAAAAAGGACCTCCGTGCGTGCGGAGGTCCCGGATGCGTGCTGGATTGAAGATCCGAGGCCTTAGGCCTCGACGGGGCGCACGTGC harbors:
- the obgE gene encoding GTPase ObgE; translated protein: MPQFTDVSRINVCGGNGGAGCMSFRREAHVPKGGPDGGDGGDGGDVILVADPQLSSLIDYRYKHHFRATRGTHGQGARKHGANGDDLFLRVPLGTQVRELDPETMEPLYEIADLTQPGDRVVVAPGGKGGRGNIHFVTSVRRAPAFAEKGEPARDHWIELEMKLMADAALVGMPSVGKSSLIAHMSAARPKIADYPFTTLVPNLGVVSVGDDSFVAADVPGLIEGASQGKGLGHEFLRHIERTALIIHVVDVTGGFEGRDPVEDYEIINGELAAHGPELADRPMIVVANKVDMPNTSEAVARLRERALADGHEFYAVSAVTGAGIRELEHGAARQVHELRSAIVGSPEPRSFTPIWEERRQKHDRQIRITNLGGGVWRASGTNLERMVVQTDWDNEEAVTYLQHRFGRMGFDDLLAKAGVKGGDEVRVLDFAFEYEGAPEEDEEMASEDEAEALCFEVDDSEQEA